In the genome of Corallococcus soli, one region contains:
- a CDS encoding tetratricopeptide repeat protein, with translation MHLTPLNRPRSHRWTHVALLGLGLLATGCGHGKATQTALAPQAQARAYLAENQPEKALPLLRELHARTPDDVDVARALTEAHVKAGRADAWAEELRQAIARNERAMDQYMLGLTLFSRAKDAGQPTVAAFERAITLSPTTAEFHYRLGVARLESEQYVAALGPLRKAVELAPERAGWKLPLAKALSRTGDTVGAVEALGTVVRGNPSPGEVATARALMNQLADPFQNFPKAAEAKLEEGLRFLHELDVPQHAVIAFEEILHDYPDLAVVHALLGLAYQRLDDAGRAVDEFKQAIERAPRDGKNQLYLGELYLSRQRPDAARAAFEKAVVLNPLLELAWFRLGDLSLEARDLPAAKTAFQVAVTLEPNAVPARGKLALVHQLEGDYPAAQRELKHVAEKDPENTEFALRLGLLYTEEAQKARSPQERQKATAEAERWLGKVLETQPDNAVASRALQLLKGQ, from the coding sequence GTGCACCTGACGCCCCTGAACCGCCCCCGCTCGCACCGCTGGACCCACGTCGCCCTGCTGGGCCTGGGCCTCCTCGCCACCGGCTGCGGCCACGGCAAGGCCACGCAAACCGCCCTGGCCCCCCAGGCCCAGGCGCGCGCGTACCTGGCGGAGAACCAGCCGGAGAAGGCCCTGCCGCTGCTGCGCGAGCTGCATGCGCGCACGCCGGACGACGTGGACGTGGCCAGGGCCCTCACGGAGGCCCATGTGAAGGCTGGCCGCGCGGACGCGTGGGCGGAGGAGCTGCGCCAAGCCATTGCCCGGAACGAGCGGGCCATGGACCAGTACATGCTGGGCCTCACGCTCTTCTCGCGGGCGAAGGACGCGGGCCAGCCCACGGTGGCCGCCTTCGAGCGCGCCATCACGCTGTCGCCCACCACCGCCGAATTCCACTACCGCCTGGGCGTCGCGCGGCTGGAGTCGGAGCAGTACGTCGCCGCGCTGGGGCCCCTGCGCAAGGCCGTGGAGCTGGCCCCGGAGCGCGCGGGCTGGAAGCTGCCGCTCGCCAAGGCCCTGTCGCGCACCGGGGACACCGTGGGCGCCGTGGAGGCCCTGGGCACCGTCGTGCGCGGCAACCCCTCACCCGGGGAGGTCGCCACCGCGCGAGCGCTGATGAACCAGTTGGCGGACCCCTTCCAGAACTTCCCCAAGGCGGCGGAGGCGAAGCTCGAGGAGGGCCTGCGCTTCCTGCATGAGCTGGACGTGCCCCAGCACGCCGTCATCGCCTTCGAGGAGATCCTCCACGACTACCCGGACCTGGCCGTGGTGCACGCCCTGCTGGGGCTGGCCTACCAGCGCCTGGACGACGCCGGCCGGGCCGTGGACGAGTTCAAGCAGGCCATCGAGCGCGCCCCCCGGGACGGCAAGAACCAGCTCTACCTGGGGGAGCTGTACCTGTCGCGCCAGCGCCCGGACGCGGCCCGCGCCGCCTTCGAGAAGGCCGTGGTGCTCAACCCGCTGCTGGAGCTCGCCTGGTTCCGCCTGGGCGACCTGAGCCTGGAAGCGCGTGACCTCCCCGCGGCGAAGACGGCGTTCCAGGTGGCGGTGACGCTGGAGCCGAACGCGGTGCCCGCGCGCGGGAAGCTGGCGCTCGTGCACCAGTTGGAGGGGGACTACCCGGCCGCCCAGCGGGAGCTCAAGCACGTGGCGGAGAAGGACCCGGAGAACACCGAGTTCGCCCTGCGCCTGGGCCTGCTCTACACCGAAGAGGCCCAGAAGGCGCGAAGCCCCCAGGAGCGCCAGAAGGCCACGGCCGAGGCGGAGCGCTGGCTGGGCAAGGTGCTGGAGACCCAGCCCGACAACGCCGTGGCCAGCCGAGCCCTGCAGCTGCTCAAGGGCCAG
- a CDS encoding lysophospholipid acyltransferase family protein has product MRKLWCMLVAAVWSAIMFFVSITAMILTLNPSRSVWVARRLWSPVLLWAGGARLEVFGAENVDPKRPTVYVANHQSTLDIPAHFISVPVDFRYVAKSQLRLVPFIGWYLWLAGHIFVNRGDRASAIESLERAARKVREGTSIFLYPEGTRSEDGRVLPFKKGPFALALKARVPICPVTIEGSSTLMPKNSWNITPGPVRVKIGRPIDTTAFAENDREGLARAVRQQIIADNLSLGGKGGDTEDAIAPPGKEGIGQQRASAPTSKAS; this is encoded by the coding sequence TTGCGCAAGCTGTGGTGCATGTTGGTGGCGGCGGTGTGGTCGGCGATCATGTTCTTCGTCTCCATCACGGCCATGATCCTGACGCTCAACCCGTCGCGCTCGGTCTGGGTCGCCCGGCGGCTCTGGTCCCCCGTGCTGCTCTGGGCCGGGGGCGCGCGCCTGGAGGTGTTCGGCGCGGAGAACGTGGACCCGAAGCGTCCCACCGTCTACGTGGCCAACCACCAGTCCACCCTCGACATCCCGGCCCACTTCATCTCGGTGCCAGTGGACTTCCGCTACGTGGCCAAAAGCCAGCTGCGCCTCGTGCCCTTCATCGGCTGGTACCTCTGGCTCGCGGGCCACATCTTCGTCAACCGCGGCGACCGGGCCTCCGCCATTGAATCGCTGGAGCGCGCCGCCCGGAAGGTCCGCGAGGGCACCAGCATCTTCCTGTACCCGGAGGGCACCCGCTCCGAGGACGGCCGCGTGCTGCCCTTCAAGAAGGGCCCCTTCGCGCTCGCCCTCAAGGCCCGCGTGCCCATCTGCCCCGTCACCATCGAGGGCAGCTCCACGCTGATGCCCAAGAACTCGTGGAACATCACCCCGGGCCCGGTGCGCGTGAAGATTGGCCGCCCCATCGACACCACGGCGTTCGCGGAGAACGACCGCGAGGGTCTGGCCCGGGCCGTGCGCCAGCAGATCATCGCCGACAACCTCTCCCTGGGAGGCAAGGGCGGCGACACCGAGGACGCCATCGCCCCGCCGGGGAAAGAGGGCATCGGTCAGCAGCGCGCCTCCGCCCCCACCTCCAAAGCCTCCTGA
- a CDS encoding deoxynucleoside kinase, whose translation MARKKFIAIAGNIGAGKTELTSFLCRKYGLTPSFEPNDQNPYLADFYKDMKTWAFRSQLFFLTHKFRLHQELERTPGTVLQDRTLYEDAEIFAKNLHRQRLIDKRDWGTYWELYQTISTSLTPPDLMIYLRCPVATLRERIRLRGRAMEKDIPTAYLKRLNALYEEWFEGYSLSPVLVLGTDKLDYLTDLVDRVDLFRQIEKHL comes from the coding sequence GTGGCCAGGAAAAAGTTCATCGCCATCGCGGGCAACATCGGGGCCGGAAAGACGGAGCTCACGTCCTTCCTGTGCCGGAAGTACGGCCTCACGCCGTCCTTCGAGCCCAATGACCAGAACCCCTATCTCGCTGATTTCTACAAGGACATGAAGACGTGGGCGTTCCGCTCGCAGCTCTTCTTCCTGACGCACAAGTTCCGCCTGCATCAGGAACTGGAGCGCACGCCTGGCACCGTGCTGCAGGACCGGACGCTGTACGAGGACGCCGAAATCTTCGCCAAGAACCTCCACCGGCAGCGGCTCATCGACAAGCGCGACTGGGGGACGTACTGGGAGCTGTACCAGACCATCTCCACGTCGCTCACGCCGCCGGACCTGATGATCTACCTGCGCTGCCCGGTGGCCACGTTGCGTGAGCGCATCCGCCTGCGCGGGCGCGCCATGGAGAAGGACATCCCGACCGCGTACCTCAAGCGCCTCAACGCCCTCTACGAGGAGTGGTTCGAGGGCTATTCGCTGTCGCCGGTGCTGGTGCTGGGGACGGACAAGCTGGACTACCTCACCGACCTGGTGGACCGCGTGGACCTCTTCCGACAGATAGAGAAGCACCTGTGA
- a CDS encoding DUF2314 domain-containing protein has translation MREVYVLATEQTGPPPLEALRTAFATDEVEFVPHEDAQGFTVRADGSEVRVVLKPESEGRPRVNPELFSGSPEAFARVEKARSCYAFLLEPGGAQPTLPVFEALWTVRTLMELVPGVLVDVTAFKLHEPEDVAEITELDFDIRDHVHLHAIELAEGDTPLWVHSHGMEKFGARDVEIFHLGEGDLLAAESFLHELCTDLAFAQGPALRQEVSTSEGQSFTMVPSEEARANLLGVPLDAFEGHEGLFLTVVSPLGRHNTAELLATYRERFAKEPAEQTAAMHEEAQALLPAFLARFQRKGLMEPLTFLVRAPFETHPEGEAVVENLWLEAVTRDEGSVVGRLVDGAVHTTEWRKGAHVEVEEKQINALAIAREGRPLNESELRALLTAERPM, from the coding sequence GTGAGGGAGGTCTACGTCCTGGCCACCGAGCAGACGGGGCCGCCTCCGCTGGAGGCGCTGCGCACCGCGTTCGCCACCGACGAGGTGGAGTTCGTGCCGCACGAGGACGCACAGGGCTTCACCGTTCGCGCGGACGGGTCCGAGGTGCGGGTGGTGCTCAAGCCCGAGAGCGAGGGCCGTCCGCGCGTCAACCCGGAGCTGTTCAGCGGCAGCCCGGAGGCCTTCGCCCGCGTGGAGAAGGCCCGGTCCTGCTACGCGTTCCTGCTGGAGCCCGGAGGCGCGCAGCCCACGCTGCCCGTCTTTGAAGCGCTGTGGACCGTGCGCACGCTGATGGAGTTGGTGCCCGGGGTGCTGGTGGACGTGACGGCGTTCAAGCTGCACGAACCGGAGGACGTGGCGGAGATCACCGAGCTGGATTTCGACATCCGCGACCATGTGCACCTGCACGCCATCGAGCTGGCGGAAGGGGACACGCCCCTGTGGGTGCACTCGCACGGGATGGAGAAGTTCGGCGCGCGCGACGTGGAAATCTTCCACCTGGGCGAGGGCGACCTGCTGGCCGCGGAGAGCTTCCTCCACGAGCTGTGCACGGACCTGGCGTTCGCGCAGGGGCCGGCGCTGCGCCAGGAGGTGTCCACCAGCGAGGGCCAGAGCTTCACGATGGTGCCGTCGGAGGAGGCCCGCGCGAACCTGCTGGGCGTGCCCCTGGACGCCTTCGAGGGCCATGAGGGGCTGTTCCTCACCGTGGTGTCGCCGCTGGGCCGGCACAACACGGCGGAGCTGCTGGCGACCTACCGCGAGCGCTTCGCGAAGGAGCCGGCGGAGCAGACGGCGGCCATGCACGAGGAGGCGCAGGCGCTGCTGCCCGCGTTCCTGGCGCGCTTCCAGCGCAAGGGGCTGATGGAGCCCCTTACCTTCCTGGTGCGCGCCCCCTTCGAGACGCACCCGGAGGGCGAGGCGGTGGTGGAGAACCTGTGGCTGGAGGCCGTGACGCGGGACGAGGGCTCCGTGGTGGGCCGGCTGGTGGATGGCGCGGTGCACACCACCGAGTGGCGCAAGGGGGCCCACGTCGAGGTGGAGGAGAAGCAGATCAACGCCCTGGCCATCGCGCGCGAGGGCCGCCCGCTCAACGAGTCCGAGCTGCGGGCCCTGCTGACCGCTGAACGCCCCATGTAG